A stretch of the Argentina anserina chromosome 6, drPotAnse1.1, whole genome shotgun sequence genome encodes the following:
- the LOC126800539 gene encoding RING-H2 finger protein ATL3-like, translating into MGDTSLGLDDSQAVQLTGKIMMIAVLVLFLVVVFVLCLHLYAKWYWRNVVDDHDPNSSSTRRRRRRFVFVPGQDSGTPTLRRGLDPSVLKSLPLIVFSPEDFKDGLECAVCLSDLVQGEKARLLPKCNHGFHVECIDMWFQSHSTCPLCRNAVAPSPLCPHCDSSVSSELSVQIPSPAETLASGFSSESPNFPTNVLFWGNQTRVSSGPGSGLEEGTSAEGPCPSSYSETRRPEGMLVIDIPSENPMASLASPSPSGNSRFGGAEEDLKSPVPTRLRSLKRLLSRDRKISPCSPSPSSAVDVEAGRAQS; encoded by the coding sequence ATGGGCGACACTTCTCTCGGCCTCGACGACTCACAGGCCGTACAACTCACCGGAAAGATCATGATGATCGCCGTACTAGTCCTCTTCCTAGTCGTCGTCTTCGTCCTCTGCCTCCACCTCTACGCCAAATGGTACTGGCGCAACGTGGTCGACGATCACGACCCCAACTCCTCCTCCACCCGCCGCAGACGCCGCCGTTTCGTCTTCGTTCCCGGCCAGGACTCCGGCACCCCAACCCTCCGACGAGGCCTCGACCCTTCAGTCCTAAAGTCTCTGCCTCTAATAGTCTTCAGCCCTGAAGACTTCAAAGACGGGTTGGAATGCGCTGTGTGCCTCTCTGACCTTGTTCAAGGCGAGAAGGCTAGATTGCTTCCCAAATGTAACCATGGATTTCACGTTGAGTGCATTGACATGTGGTTTCAGTCACATTCTACATGCCCGCTTTGCCGGAACGCCGTCGCGCCGTCGCCTCTGTGTCCTCACTGTGACTCCTCTGTTTCTTCTGAGCTTAGTGTTCAAATCCCATCTCCGGCCGAGACTTTGGCATCTGGGTTTTCTTCAGAGTCTCCCAACTTCCCTACAAATGTGTTGTTCTGGGGGAACCAGACCCGGGTTAGCTCCGGGCCCGGGTCGGGTCTGGAGGAGGGGACATCAGCTGAGGGGCCTTGTCCCTCTTCTTATTCTGAGACTAGAAGACCGGAGGGAATGTTGGTGATTGACATTCCGAGTGAGAATCCAATGGCTTCATTAGCCTCGCCTTCGCCTTCGGGGAATAGCAGGTTTGGTGGTGCAGAGGAGGACTTGAAGTCTCCGGTGCCGACGAGATTGAGGTCACTGAAGAGGCTGTTGAGCAGAGATAGGAAGATTAGTCCTTGTAGTCCGAGTCCGAGCTCGGCTGTTGATGTTGAAGCAGGGAGAGCACAAAGTTAG
- the LOC126800548 gene encoding uncharacterized protein LOC126800548, producing MRKSAVNSKYEMGFDGSNGFDPQNDFYEFLEEAKHYAFESDYQTSSTPYTEATGENRSEASGQEKKKKKRSWKKLLFPWLKSEKMNKTSTKPATKSQVSDARRTNVSGPVFSTSEVMHGRRRRPLSGPINSLFKPTKRADSEVQVPYKCLEKTSSIQVVQTYGPVYLVR from the exons ATGAGGAAATCTGCTGTTAATTCAAAATATGAGATGGGATTTGATGGCAGCAATGGATTTGATCCCCAGAACGATTTCTATGAG TTTTTGGAAGAAGCAAAACACTATGCATTCGAATCAGACTACCAGACATCATCAACCCCCTATACAGAAGCAACCGGAGAAAATAGATCGGAGGCTTCAGGgcaggagaagaagaagaagaagagatcaTGGAAGAAATTACTATTTCCGTGGTTGAAAAGcgagaagatgaacaaaactaGCACAAAACCAGCTACGAAATCTCAAGTATCCGATGCAAGAAGGACTAATGTTTCTGGTCCGGTATTTAGCACTAGCGAGGTTATGCATGGCCGGCGGCGGCGCCCCTTATCTGGGCCAATTAACAGTTTGTTCAAACCAACAAAAAGAGCAGATAGTGAGGTACAGGTACCCTATAAGTGTCTAGAAAAGACCAGCAGCATTCAAGTTGTTCAAACATATGGCCCTGTTTATCTGGTAAGATAG
- the LOC126798045 gene encoding uncharacterized protein LOC126798045 — protein MPSLEIAVAQPGFQNHLCTLRAQTPLHSKVISSPFTFGIDKKLSSSWKSSERSKKTYFSLGNGKTLRSRLVIQAVATFEAKTLVHNENGHMSYDSSKLNKDLSPVQLESSSDDSSEMDEKEKLRRMRISKANKGNTPWNKGRKHSPETLRLIKERTRLAMQDPKVKMKLVNLGHAQTKETRTKIGIGVRMGWEKRRKKLLLQENCCYEWQNLIAEASRRGYDGEEELQWDSYKILDGKLTEEYIESVEQRKTMRRPKGSKRAPKSLEQRRKISQAISAKWNDPEYRDRVCSALSKYYDASYGAERKPRKRSPSNTESPRRSPTKKKEKVSEEKKVSRNEIKQQKLKSRRSKGPMYKDPLASSKMEMIKNIRAQRAATETKKTEAIERARLLIAEAEKAAMALEASATRSPVARASLIETRQLIAEAIRSIESIDTMQSFTRENEESSVASDEMISQSQKENWFWGLTEADDERVNGTRTYASHKNEMLSVAPNELCSLIEKENGTWGLAEADNGKVNGTPTYSTFENPNPLFTSDEVHSQIEKETDTGFGGLTEANNGKVNGTQTLSSVKDENVVFDKFTLQDMLRDEVDVSSMSSDDDDALLLSSLEQSGSSTQLDEIEPNETTECNKNLQLNETKVGLQGDEIPSTMATVTKKWVRGRLVEVPEEA, from the exons ATGCCTTCACTAG AGATTGCTGTTGCTCAGCCTGGCTTCCAAAACCATCTATGTACACTCAGGGCTCAAACCCCTCTTCATAGTAAAGTAATTTCAAGTCCATTCACCTTCggaattgacaagaaattGTCCTCCTCGTGGAAATCCTCAGAGAGATCGAAAAAGACGTACTTCAGCTTGGGGAATGGTAAGACCCTGAGGAGTAGACTAGTGATCCAAGCAGTTGCTACTTTTGAAGCAAAAACTCTTGTTCATAATGAGAATGGACACATGAGTTACGACAGTTCAAAACTGAATAAGGATTTGAGTCCCGTTCAGCTAGAGTCTTCAAGTGATGATTCCTCAGAAATGGATGAGAAAGAGAAGTTAAGGCGAATGAGGATTTCTAAAGCAAATAAAGGGAACACACCTTGGAACAAAGGCAGAAAGCACAGTCCCG AAACCCTTCGGCTGatcaaagaaagaacaagGCTTGCAATGCAGGATCCTAAG GTCAAAATGAAGTTGGTCAACCTTGGGCATGCTCAAAC GAAGGAGACAAGAACAAAAATTGGGATTGGAGTTCGGATGGGGTGGGAAAAACGGCGGAAGAAGCTGTTATTGCAGGAAAACTGCTGTTATGAATGGCAAAACTTAATTGCTGAAGCCTCTAGACGAGGTTATGATGGTGAGGAGGAGTTGCAATGGGATTCCTACAAGATCTTAGATGGAAAGCTTACGGAGGAATATATAGAGAGTGTTGAACAAAGGAAGACAATGCGCAGGCCAAAAGGAAGCAAGAGAGCCCCTAAATCTCTTGAGCAAAGGAGGAAAATCTCCCAAGCAATCTCAGCAAAATGGAATGATCCG GAGTACCGTGATCGGGTTTGCTCTGCCTTGTCAAAATATTATGATGCATCATACGGAGCTGAAAGGAAGCCAAGAAAAAGGTCACCTAGTAATACAGAGTCCCCAAGAAGGAGCCCTACAAAGAAAAAGGAGAAGGTTTCTGAAGAAAAAAAGGTTTCAAGGAATGAGATTAAACAACAGAAACTGAAATCGAGGAGAAGTAAAGGACCCATGTATAAGGATCCTCTGGCAAGTTCTAAGATGGAGATGATAAAGAATATTAGAGCACAAAGAGCAGCTACTGAAACCAAAAAAACTGAAGCCATAGAACGAGCTAG GCTATTGATTGCTGAAGCTGAGAAGGCTGCCATGGCTCTTGAGGCTTCTGCAACAAGGAGCCCTGTTGCTCGAGCTTCCCTCATTGAAACACGACAGCTTATAGCTGAGGCAATTCGGTCAATTGAATCTATAGACACAATGCAGAGCTTTACACGTGAGAATGAAGAGTCTTCTGTTGCatcagatgaaatgatcagcCAAAGTCAGAAGGAAAACTGGTTTTGGGGTCTGACTGAAGCAGATGATGAAAGGGTAAATGGCACCCGAACCTATGCATCCCATAAGAATGAAATGCTCTCAGTCGCACCAAATGAATTGTGTAGCCTAATTGAGAAGGAAAATGGGACTTGGGGTCTGGCTGAAGCAGATAATGGAAAGGTAAATGGCACACCAACCTATTCCACATTTGAGAACCCAAACCCTCTATTCACATCAGATGAAGTGCATAGCCAGATAGAGAAGGAAACAGATACAGGGTTTGGTGGTTTGACGGAAGCAAATAATGGCAAAGTTAATGGCACCCAAACATTATCGTCAGTTAAAGACGAGAACGTTGTCTTTGACAAGTTCACCTTGCAGGATATGCTACGTGATGAAGTTGACGTTTCCTCAATGAGCTCCGACGATGATGATGCTTTGCTGCTGTCTAGTTTGGAGCAATCAGGTTCGAGCACTCAGTTGGACGAAATAGAACCTAATGAGACTACTGAATGCAACAAGAATCTTCAACTCAATGAGACCAAAGTTGGACTCCAAGGAGATGAAATACCTTCAACAATGGCTACTGTAACTAAGAAATGGGTCCGAGGAAGGCTTGTTGAAGTACCAGAAGAAGCTTAG
- the LOC126798525 gene encoding 23 kDa jasmonate-induced protein-like yields the protein MANVFGTPISSMTDSTIRAISGCVCADMEITAADRARAAIYLKAADMKDRNARTYVDNLKSEWGIGVSTLCLVYNATGNTIAYVGDHNFHGHIGPAPYPAKIENGQWGAILHVKTSLALAGSEAAVVYRGSTGKGTNCDFMMAWCNPWRRQAFNNSVWVKTRGVDHFARYSKENWDSLYAKLDVTRYYHSDAWEGCLSTISTGSATSPVVETIFTLEGADA from the exons ATGGCAAACGTATTTGGCACCCCCATAAGTTCCATGACGGACTCGACCATAAGAGCAATATCAGGGTGTGTGTGTGCTGACATGGAAATAACGGCGGCTGATAGGGCGCGTGCGGCGATTTACTTGAAAGCCGCCGATATGAAGGATAGGAACGCCCGGACTTACGTGGATAATCTGAAGAGCGAGTGGGGGATAGGAGTATCAACACTTTGCCTTGTTTACAATGCTACTGGGAACACTATCGCTTATGTTGGTGATCATAATTTCCATGGGCACATCGGGCCAGCTCCATACCCAGCAAAAATTGAAAACGGCCAGTGGGGTGCTATTTTGCACGTCAAAACCTCCCTCGCATTGGCCGGATCTGAGGCAGCTGTTGTGTATCGAGGCAGCACCGGAAAAGGCACCAACTGTGACTTCATGATGGCCTGGTGTAACCCGTGGCGTAGACAAGCGTTTAATAACTCG GTCTGGGTGAAGACGCGTGGAGTGGACCACTTCGCTCGGTACAGTAAGGAAAATTGGGATTCATTATATGCAAAGCTAGACGTGACTCGCTACTATCACAGCGACGCATGGGAAGGATGCTTGTCAACGATATCAACCGGCAGCGCCACTTCCCCTGTGGTGGAAACTATATTCACTTTAGAAGGTGCAGATGCCTGA
- the LOC126797205 gene encoding NDR1/HIN1-like protein 3 has product MSVKKTVTIVGILCTIIVLACVILSQTLTKGTPRTPRITVINASLAKFYLNNNTLDYNLALNIAFRNPSITKPINYKHIETTARYIDERFPLETFTSSPFKQGARDTNVLSLNFQGQQIVKFSENVISQFQSETAAGAYTINVAVVLQIQKFSYKPHVLCLLKVPMIFNSTSTSGSFRVTQCSVQKN; this is encoded by the coding sequence ATGTCTGTGAAGAAAACTGTCACCATCGTAGGCATTTTGTGCACGATCATCGTACTGGCATGCGTAATCCTAAGTCAAACTTTGACAAAAGGCACTCCTCGCACGCCTAGAATCACAGTCATCAATGCTTCTCTTGCCAAGTTTTATCTCAACAACAACACTCTCGACTACAATCTTGCACTTAACATTGCTTTCCGAAACCCTAGCATAACCAAGCCGATTAACTATAAGCACATCGAAACCACTGCAAGATACATAGATGAGAGATTCCCTCTAGAAACTTTTACTTCAAGCCCCTTTAAGCAAGGCGCCAGGGACACAAACGTACTGTCACTAAATTTTCAAGGTCAGCAGATTGTGAAGTTCTCAGAAAATGTTATCTCTCAGTTTCAGTCAGAGACTGCTGCAGGCGCTTACACTATTAATGTGGCGGTCGTTCTTCAGATCCAAAAATTCTCTTATAAGCCACACGTGTTGTGTTTGCTCAAGGTTCCTATGATTTTTAATTCTACATCTACAAGTGGTAGTTTCAGGGTTACACAATGTTCAGTGCAGAAAAACTGA
- the LOC126797204 gene encoding cell division control protein 2 homolog D-like — MANCYTTGVTFRQGKCRRLVEGVENSTGRRVVLAVYNDDGILEADKERNILRSLKDCDFVVDLIAFIGHDYEARSRWRDPNSGTMEVVYEHLDTDLDLYRRALQPGPRVAGDRLRSLFFQLLSGVAAVHEQGFYLRRDPFLAKLSDFLGAKVPHPFAQDTDLVTPPGELERDLRYQAPEQLIGSQMLTPAVDMWALATIIAEVATGDVLFKVNPNSRPREHLQTIYQ, encoded by the exons ATGGCCAACTGCTACACCACCGGAGTCACATTCCGTCAGGGGAAGTGCCGCCGTCTGGTGGAGGGGGTCGAAAACAGCACCGGTCGCCGCGTGGTCTTGGCCGTGTACAACGACGATGGGATTCTTGAAGCAGACAAAGAGCGGAACATTTTGCGGAGCCTTAAGGACTGCGACTTCGTGGTGGACCTCATCGCCTTCATCGGCCACGACTACGAAGCTCGGTCGAGATGGAGGGACCCGAATTCCGGTACAATGGAGGTGGTGTACGAGCACCTCGACACCGACTTGGACCTTTACCGGAGAGCTCTCCAACCCGGTCCACGTGTCGCCGGAGACAGACTTAGGAGCCTCTTCTTTCAGCTGTTGAGTGGAGTAGCAGCTGTTCACGAGCAAGGATTCTACCTCCGGAGAGATCCGTTCCTGGCAAAACTGAGCGATTTCCTCGGCGCCAAAGTGCCTCATCCTTTTGCCCAAGATACCGACTTGGTGACTCCGCCGGGAGAGCTCGAGCGCGACCTTCGATATCAGGCTCCGGAACAGTTGATTGGGTCTCAGATGCTCACCCCTGCCGTCGACATGTGGGCTTTGGCTACCATcattg CTGAGGTGGCAACAGGTGATGTCTTGTTTAAGGTCAATCCAAATTCTCGGCCACGTGAGCATCTACAAACCATATATCAGTGA